Part of the Pirellulaceae bacterium genome is shown below.
GAAGACTACACAGGGGTGTTTTATGCAAGCCATCGGGCCCAATTGGCTTTTCGCGGTGAAAGTGTTGCCATCGATGAAGACGGCACCAAGAACGTGACAAAATTTGGCGATCACGATGATTTGCGGAAGCATATCAAAGAAAAAGAATGGAATCGCTACACGGCAATTGCCAAAGGATCTCACATCATGCTTTTGGTGAACGGTGTCATGATGTCGCAGGGATTCGATCGTGACCGGGAGCATGCGACCCGCAAGGGAATCATCGCGATTCAATTGCACGATGGGCCTCCGATGAAAATCCAGATTCGAAATATTATTCTACAGCAACTCTGAACGAGTCGATAGTCATGACCGTCCGATGGCCTTCTTCACTGTTGTTGGCATTTTTTTTGGGGTGGGGGATCACGTGTAGCGCTCAGGAGCCCCGTGAACAGCGCGACGATACTGCGCTCGTGCGACCGCTGGCCAAGTCGCCGTTTGGCCATCCGCCGTTTGAGGATCGGTTCGCAGTCCGTTCGCCAGATCAGACGATTGTATTCTTAGGCGGGACTTCGACTGTCGATCGCCAAACGCATGGGTATCTCGAAACGCTATTATCACTTTCGTATGCCGATCGTTCACTCCGATTCCGCAATCTTGGATGGGAAGCGGACACGGTTTTTCGACAACAGCGTCCTCGCTTTTTCTATACGACGGAACGATTTGAACGGGGCGTCAAGGATCAGCGACCGCTGGTGCCGGCGGACATCGTCTTTCTTGAGTTTGGGCAGATTGAGTCACTGGACGGTCTGCAGCGACTCGACGAATTTCAGGCAGCCTATGCGCGGATTATCGAGGAAGTCAAAGCGCGAACCGCACAAGTGGTGATCGTGTCGCCGGCTCCATTCCTGCCGATCGGGCCAGCAGCCCAGATGGCTGTCCGTCGAAATCAAGTCTTAGCTGCCTATGCCCAGCGCATTCGTCAATTGGCGGAGCGTTTTGATTGTCTGCTAGTCGATCAATTTAGTGAGTTTGTATCGGTCGACGCGACCGACGCTCAGAAGCTGAGTTCGACAGGAATCAGGTGGACGTCCTATGGACAGTGGATGTCCGCCCTCTATATTACCCGCCAGCTAAGTGCGACCTCACGACTAGCGACCGGATTCGACGTTGTTCAGCAGCGGTTTGACAATGAGTTGGCGGAAGTGATTCGCCGCGAAGTCCTGGCGAAAAATCGATTGTGGTTCCAACAATTTCGTCCCACCAACTGGGCTTTCCTCTACGGCAACCGTCAGGACACCGAAAGTTCCTGGGACATCGGCAAAAAGAATCGGTGGTTTCCTGGCGAGGTCGAACAGTTACCGGAGATGATCGAGCGAGCGGAGCTGCGTATTCGGTCGCTCGTTGTAGGTGATAATTCGGTCGAAGCCGAACAGGCTGGCTTCCGGCTCGCTCGGCATAATTAGCGAGCACTCCCGGCGTGTCGAAATCAGGATCGACGCTGATGCTAACCAACTGAATGTCATCACGAGACGGATGGGTGGACAACTCCTCTTGCAGCAGTGCAAGCTCATTCGTTTGTGTCGGGCAGGTCAGCGGACAGCGTGTAAAAATAAAGGTGGCAACCCACACTTTTCCGTTCAACTGCTCGAATCCATATCTTTCACCATTCTCAGTCGTCAGCGTGAATGTCGGCACGGTAGATAAGACGCGTGCTGATTCTGACGGCTTCAATTTCTGAGCCTGTGGAGTTGTCGAATTCAATTCAGACGGCGACTCATCCTGACTACAGCTTCCTAAGAGCAGGAGGGCCAAGCCGCACACAACTTGAAGTTGTCGAGGCCGGAGTGATTGCATGTTACCTATCCCTCGTTGTAACTCGTTTGAACGACACCATAAGGGCGTTGTCGTTCGCAACGCGAGTATCCCGTCTCGTCTCACTTAAAAACTCGTAAGCGTTTGTTTGAAAGAAATAGTGACGCAGACTGCGATCATAACTCTCTCTGGCTATTATCGCTACTTTCATCTCGGCAAAAGAACGAATCGAGCTTCCTGAAGGCCTGTCTTTGCCAAAAAAATTCCTGCCAAAACCTGATGGTGCTGCAAAACTGGCTCGTGGCATAACCAGTAAGTTCACTGATCTGTATAGAATACACTGTAGGATCCTGAACGGGATCCTGAACGGGATCCGACCGCTACCGATTGCAAGGCGTCGTTACGAAAGCTGGCCGGTGATCGATTAAAACGATGCAGAGCGGTGGTGGGCCGCGCGGGGGTCGTTTCGTAACCGCTTTGCCCTTGATCGACTACCATAAGGGTCAAATCAGTACGGCGCGCCGCGTACCAAAATCAAAGCTCAGCTCAGTCGATGCGTGATGATACAGATAGTTGGAAATTCGAAATATTTATGTTTTCAGGTGGGTTGCTCCCCGTCGCCTTGATGCTCACCTTATTGTCTGCTGGGGCGCGGGCCGCCGAGGAAACCTGGTGGCATTTTTGTGGGTCGAACGGTAACGGGTACACGACGGAAAAAAGTCTGCCGCTCGACTGGAATGGGTCCCAAAATGTGGTCTGGAAAACGGCGATACATGACCGTGGATGGTCATCACCGGTCATTGGGAGTAATCAAATTTGGCTGACGACAAGCACGAGAGATGGACAGCGGATTTTTGCCATTTGCGTCAACAAAGATAGTGGAAAAATCGTTTGGAAACACCGGCTTCCCCGCAAGTATTCGGCGTCACCAGTTTAAGCAGAGAATCGTATCCATCTGTTCAACGAAGACGCAACAACAACCGTGATCCGCCCCGAAAGAAAGCTGAACATCGTCGCCACCAATGAATTTGCCAATCAGCGCCTTTTTGCCACTCCAGCTGTGGACGGCGATGCATGGGGTATTCGCACGGAAAACGGTCTGTACCGAATTGAGAATGGTGCAAACCTATGGAAGAAATTCGGGAATAACGACGCACCTGCTCGGACTCACCGCAGATTCAACGACTGAGCATTCGGGTTCGAGTTGCGCGCCAAGAGGCGACAAGATCATGACTTGCCGAGACGATGTGCGTAGCTTCACTCAGTTCAATAGATTCGATCCATCAGAGAAGACTTAAGGCACGATGATCAACACTCCAGTCGAGTCCAGGCAACGAAATGAAACGAATTCAGCCGATACTCGTGTGTGTTCTTGCTGTCTGTATAGTTTCCGCAAGAACAAAGCGAATTAAGAAGGAGGAGGTAGGCAAGCGATGCAATTGGTGAAACTCGCCCTGATTCTAA
Proteins encoded:
- a CDS encoding GDSL-type esterase/lipase family protein, with product MTVRWPSSLLLAFFLGWGITCSAQEPREQRDDTALVRPLAKSPFGHPPFEDRFAVRSPDQTIVFLGGTSTVDRQTHGYLETLLSLSYADRSLRFRNLGWEADTVFRQQRPRFFYTTERFERGVKDQRPLVPADIVFLEFGQIESLDGLQRLDEFQAAYARIIEEVKARTAQVVIVSPAPFLPIGPAAQMAVRRNQVLAAYAQRIRQLAERFDCLLVDQFSEFVSVDATDAQKLSSTGIRWTSYGQWMSALYITRQLSATSRLATGFDVVQQRFDNELAEVIRREVLAKNRLWFQQFRPTNWAFLYGNRQDTESSWDIGKKNRWFPGEVEQLPEMIERAELRIRSLVVGDNSVEAEQAGFRLARHN